In a single window of the Rhinolophus ferrumequinum isolate MPI-CBG mRhiFer1 chromosome 21, mRhiFer1_v1.p, whole genome shotgun sequence genome:
- the DHRS11 gene encoding dehydrogenase/reductase SDR family member 11 isoform X2, with product MARAGMERWRDRLALVTGASGGIGAAVVRALVQQGLKVVGCARTVGSIEELAAECKSAGYPGTLIPFRCDLSNEEDILSMFSAIRCQHSGVDICINNAGLARPDTLLSGSTSGWKDMFNVNVLALSICTREAYQSMKERKVDDGHIININSMSGHRVLPQSVVHFYSATKYAVTALTEGLRQELREAQTHIRATCISPGLVETQFAFKLHDKDPEKAAATYEHIKCLKPEDVAEAVIYVLSAPPHVQIGDIQMRPTEQVT from the exons ATGGCCAGGGCTGGCATGGAGCGGTGGCGAGACCGGCTAGCACTGGTGACGGGAGCCTCGGGGGGCATCGGCGCCGCCGTGGTCCGAGCCCTGGTCCAGCAGGGACTGAAGGTGGTGGGTTGTGCCCGCACCGTGGGCAGCATAGAG GAGCTGGCTGCTGAATGTAAGAGTGCAGGCTACCCCGGGACTTTGATCCCCTTCAGATGTGACCTGTCAAATGAAGAGGACATCCTGTCCATGTTCTCGGCTATCCGCTGTCAGCACAGCGGTGTGGACATCTGCATCAATAACGCTGGCTTGGCCCGGCCTGACACCCTGCTCTCAGGCAGCACCAGCGGTTGGAAGGACATGTTCAAT GTGAATGTGTTGGCGCTCAGCATCTGCACACGGGAAGCCTACCAGTCCATGAAGGAGCGGAAGGTGGACGACGGGCACATCATTAATATCAACAG CATGTCTGGCCACCGAGTGTTACCCCAGTCTGTGGTCCATTTCTATAGTGCTACCAAGTATGCCGTCACTGCACTGACAGAGGGACTGAGGCAAGAGCTTCGGGAGGCCCAGACCCACATCCGAGCCACG TGCATCTCTCCAGGACTGGTGGAGACACAATTCGCCTTCAAACTCCATGACAAGGACCCTGAGAAGGCAGCTGCCACCTATGAACACATAAAG TGTCTCAAACCCGAAGATGTGGCCGAGGCTGTCATCTATGTGCTCAGCGCACCCCCACATGTCCAG ATTGGAGACATCCAGATGAGGCCCACGGAGCAGGTGACCTAG
- the GGNBP2 gene encoding gametogenetin-binding protein 2 isoform X1: MARLVAVCRDGEEEFPFERRQIPLYIDDTLTMVMEFPDNVLNLDGHQNNGAQLKQFIQRHSMLKQQDLSIAMVVTSREVLSALSQLVPCVGCRRSVERLFSQLVESGNPALEPLTVGPKGVLSVTRSCMTDAKKLYTLFYVHGSKLNDMIDAIPKSKKNKRCQLHSLDTHKPKPLGEGSSSSVSSEKLSTDKRSSEDHRKDSKCRIIFHYGPFQGTARGCWMDVWELMSQECRDEVVLIDSSCLLETLETYLRKHRFCTDCKNKVLRAYNILIGELDCSKEKGYCAALYEGLRCCPHERHIHVCCETDFIAHLLGRAEPEFAGGYERRERHAKTIDIAQEEVLTCLGIHLYERLHRIWQKLRAEEQTWQMLFYLGVDALRKSFEMTVEKVQGISRLEQLCEEFSEEERVRELKQEKKRQKRKNRRKNKCVCDIPTPLQTADEKEVSQEKETDFIENSCKACGSTEDGNSCVEVIVTNENTSCTCPSSSNLLGSPKIKKGLSPHCNGSDCGYSSSMEGSETGSREGSDVACTEGICNHDEHGDDSCVHHCEDKEDDGDSCVECWANSEENTTKGKNKKKKKKSKMLKCDEHIQKLGSCITDPGNRETSGNTVHTVFHRDKTKDAHPESCCSSEKGGQPLPWFEHRKNVPQFAEPTETSFGPDSGKGAKSLVELLDESECTSDEEIFISQDEIQSFMANNQSFYSNREQYRQHLKEKFNKYCRLNDHKRPICSGWLTTAGAN, translated from the exons ATGGTGATGGAATTTCCTGACAATGTGTTGAATCTCGATGGGCATCAAAATAATGGCGCACAACTAAAGCAGTTCATTCAg cGACATAGTATGCTTAAGCAGCAAGATCTGAGTATTGCCATGGTGGTGACATCACGTGAAGTCCTGAGCGCACTGTCTCAGCTCGTACCGTGTGTTGGATGTCGTCGCAGTGTGGAGCGCCTCTTCTCCCAACTTGTAGAGTCTGGAAACCCTGCCCTTGAACCCCTGACAGTTGGGCCGAAGGGAGTCCTATCTGTAACTCGAAGCTGCATGACTGATGCAAAGAAgctttatacattattttatgtacatgG gtcCAAACTAAATGACATGATAGATGCTattccaaaaagtaaaaagaacaagagaTGTCAGTTGCACTCCTTAGATACGCATAAACCAAAACCTTTGGG TGAAGGGAGCAGTAGCAGTGtcagttcagagaagttaagtacaGATAAGAGAAGTAGTGAAGACCACAGGAAGGACAGCAAGTGTAGGATCATTTTCCATTATGGACCTTTCCAGGGAACAGCCAG AGGTTGTTGGATGGACGTGTGGGAACTAATGTCCCAAGAATGCAGGGATGAAGTAGTTTTAATTGATTCTAGTTGTCTTTTAGAAACACTAGAAACCTATCTGCGAAAACACAG GTTTTGCACTGATTGCAAAAATAAAGTCCTCCGAGCATACAATATCCTTATTGGTGAACTTGATTGCAGCAAAGAGAAGGGATACTGTGCTGCACTTTATGAAGGCTTGCGGTGCTGTCCACATGAACGACACATACACGTTTGCTGTGAAACAGACTTCATTGCGCATCTGTTGGGTCGTGCTGAGCCAGAGTTCGCAGGAGGGTATGA gCGAAGAGAAAGGCATGCTAAGACAATAGATATAGCTCAAGAAGAAGTTCTGACCTGCCTGGGAATCCATCTTTATGAGAGACTGCATCGAATCTGGCAGAAGCTACGAGCAGAAGAGCAGACGTGGCAGATGCTTTTCTATCTTGGTGTTGACGCTTTACGCAAGAGTTTTGAG ATGACTGTGGAAAAAGTGCAAGGTATTAGCCGATTGGAACAACTTTGTGAAGAATTTTCAGAGGAGGAACGAGTAAGAGAACTCAAGCAAGAAAAGAAACGCCAAAAACGGAAGAACAGacgaaaaaataaatgtgtatgtgatATTCCTACTCCCTTACAGACAGCAGATGAAAAGGAAGTAAGCCAAGAGAAG GAAACAGACTTCATAGAAAACAGCTGCAAAGCCTGTGGCAGCACTGAAGATGGTAATAGTTGTGTAGAAGTAATTGTTaccaatgaaaatacatcctgtACCTGTCCTAGCAGCAGCAATCTTTTGGGGTCCCCTAAAATAAAGAAAG GCTTATCTCCACACTGTAATGGTAGTGACTGTGGATATTCATCTAGCATGGAAGGGAGTGAAACAGGTTCTCGAGAAGGTTCAGATGTTGCCTGCACTGAAGGCATTTGTAATCATGACGAACATG GTGATGACTCCTGTGTTCATCACTGTGAAGACAAAGAGGATGATGGTGATAGTTGTGTTGAATGTTGGGCAAATTCCGAAGAGAACaccaccaaaggaaaaaataaaaagaagaaaaagaaaagcaagatgtTGAAATGTGATGAACAC ATCCAAAAGCTTGGAAGCTGTATTACAGATCCAGGTAATCGAGAGACCTCAGGAAATACCGTGCACACAGTGTTTCACCGCGACAAGACCAAAGATGCACATCCCGAAAGCTGCTGCAGCTCTGAGAAGGGTGGGCAGCCACTGCCTTGGTTTGAGCATAGgaaaaatgtaccacagtttgcaGAACCTACAGAAACATCATTTGGTCCTGATTCTGGAAAAGGTGCCAAGAGCTTAGTTGAACTCCTT GATGAGTCTGAATGTACTTCAGATGAGGAAATCTTTATCTCACAAGATGAAATACAGTCATTTATGGCTAATAACCAGTCTTTCTACAGCAATAGAGAACAATACCGACAGCATCTGAAggagaaatttaataaatactgcCGCTTAAATGATCACAAGAGGCCCATTTGTAGTGGTTGGTTGACAACGGCTGgagcaaattaa
- the GGNBP2 gene encoding gametogenetin-binding protein 2 isoform X2 — MARLVAVCRDGEEEFPFERRQIPLYIDDTLTMVMEFPDNVLNLDGHQNNGAQLKQFIQRHSMLKQQDLSIAMVVTSREVLSALSQLVPCVGCRRSVERLFSQLVESGNPALEPLTVGPKGVLSVTRSCMTDAKKLYTLFYVHGSKLNDMIDAIPKSKKNKRCQLHSLDTHKPKPLGEGSSSSVSSEKLSTDKRSSEDHRKDSKCRIIFHYGPFQGTARGCWMDVWELMSQECRDEVVLIDSSCLLETLETYLRKHRFCTDCKNKVLRAYNILIGELDCSKEKGYCAALYEGLRCCPHERHIHVCCETDFIAHLLGRAEPEFAGGRRERHAKTIDIAQEEVLTCLGIHLYERLHRIWQKLRAEEQTWQMLFYLGVDALRKSFEMTVEKVQGISRLEQLCEEFSEEERVRELKQEKKRQKRKNRRKNKCVCDIPTPLQTADEKEVSQEKETDFIENSCKACGSTEDGNSCVEVIVTNENTSCTCPSSSNLLGSPKIKKGLSPHCNGSDCGYSSSMEGSETGSREGSDVACTEGICNHDEHGDDSCVHHCEDKEDDGDSCVECWANSEENTTKGKNKKKKKKSKMLKCDEHIQKLGSCITDPGNRETSGNTVHTVFHRDKTKDAHPESCCSSEKGGQPLPWFEHRKNVPQFAEPTETSFGPDSGKGAKSLVELLDESECTSDEEIFISQDEIQSFMANNQSFYSNREQYRQHLKEKFNKYCRLNDHKRPICSGWLTTAGAN; from the exons ATGGTGATGGAATTTCCTGACAATGTGTTGAATCTCGATGGGCATCAAAATAATGGCGCACAACTAAAGCAGTTCATTCAg cGACATAGTATGCTTAAGCAGCAAGATCTGAGTATTGCCATGGTGGTGACATCACGTGAAGTCCTGAGCGCACTGTCTCAGCTCGTACCGTGTGTTGGATGTCGTCGCAGTGTGGAGCGCCTCTTCTCCCAACTTGTAGAGTCTGGAAACCCTGCCCTTGAACCCCTGACAGTTGGGCCGAAGGGAGTCCTATCTGTAACTCGAAGCTGCATGACTGATGCAAAGAAgctttatacattattttatgtacatgG gtcCAAACTAAATGACATGATAGATGCTattccaaaaagtaaaaagaacaagagaTGTCAGTTGCACTCCTTAGATACGCATAAACCAAAACCTTTGGG TGAAGGGAGCAGTAGCAGTGtcagttcagagaagttaagtacaGATAAGAGAAGTAGTGAAGACCACAGGAAGGACAGCAAGTGTAGGATCATTTTCCATTATGGACCTTTCCAGGGAACAGCCAG AGGTTGTTGGATGGACGTGTGGGAACTAATGTCCCAAGAATGCAGGGATGAAGTAGTTTTAATTGATTCTAGTTGTCTTTTAGAAACACTAGAAACCTATCTGCGAAAACACAG GTTTTGCACTGATTGCAAAAATAAAGTCCTCCGAGCATACAATATCCTTATTGGTGAACTTGATTGCAGCAAAGAGAAGGGATACTGTGCTGCACTTTATGAAGGCTTGCGGTGCTGTCCACATGAACGACACATACACGTTTGCTGTGAAACAGACTTCATTGCGCATCTGTTGGGTCGTGCTGAGCCAGAGTTCGCAGGAGG gCGAAGAGAAAGGCATGCTAAGACAATAGATATAGCTCAAGAAGAAGTTCTGACCTGCCTGGGAATCCATCTTTATGAGAGACTGCATCGAATCTGGCAGAAGCTACGAGCAGAAGAGCAGACGTGGCAGATGCTTTTCTATCTTGGTGTTGACGCTTTACGCAAGAGTTTTGAG ATGACTGTGGAAAAAGTGCAAGGTATTAGCCGATTGGAACAACTTTGTGAAGAATTTTCAGAGGAGGAACGAGTAAGAGAACTCAAGCAAGAAAAGAAACGCCAAAAACGGAAGAACAGacgaaaaaataaatgtgtatgtgatATTCCTACTCCCTTACAGACAGCAGATGAAAAGGAAGTAAGCCAAGAGAAG GAAACAGACTTCATAGAAAACAGCTGCAAAGCCTGTGGCAGCACTGAAGATGGTAATAGTTGTGTAGAAGTAATTGTTaccaatgaaaatacatcctgtACCTGTCCTAGCAGCAGCAATCTTTTGGGGTCCCCTAAAATAAAGAAAG GCTTATCTCCACACTGTAATGGTAGTGACTGTGGATATTCATCTAGCATGGAAGGGAGTGAAACAGGTTCTCGAGAAGGTTCAGATGTTGCCTGCACTGAAGGCATTTGTAATCATGACGAACATG GTGATGACTCCTGTGTTCATCACTGTGAAGACAAAGAGGATGATGGTGATAGTTGTGTTGAATGTTGGGCAAATTCCGAAGAGAACaccaccaaaggaaaaaataaaaagaagaaaaagaaaagcaagatgtTGAAATGTGATGAACAC ATCCAAAAGCTTGGAAGCTGTATTACAGATCCAGGTAATCGAGAGACCTCAGGAAATACCGTGCACACAGTGTTTCACCGCGACAAGACCAAAGATGCACATCCCGAAAGCTGCTGCAGCTCTGAGAAGGGTGGGCAGCCACTGCCTTGGTTTGAGCATAGgaaaaatgtaccacagtttgcaGAACCTACAGAAACATCATTTGGTCCTGATTCTGGAAAAGGTGCCAAGAGCTTAGTTGAACTCCTT GATGAGTCTGAATGTACTTCAGATGAGGAAATCTTTATCTCACAAGATGAAATACAGTCATTTATGGCTAATAACCAGTCTTTCTACAGCAATAGAGAACAATACCGACAGCATCTGAAggagaaatttaataaatactgcCGCTTAAATGATCACAAGAGGCCCATTTGTAGTGGTTGGTTGACAACGGCTGgagcaaattaa
- the GGNBP2 gene encoding gametogenetin-binding protein 2 isoform X4: MARLVAVCRDGEEEFPFERRQIPLYIDDTLTMVMEFPDNVLNLDGHQNNGAQLKQFIQRHSMLKQQDLSIAMVVTSREVLSALSQLVPCVGCRRSVERLFSQLVESGNPALEPLTVGPKGVLSVTRSCMTDAKKLYTLFYVHGSKLNDMIDAIPKSKKNKRCQLHSLDTHKPKPLGGCWMDVWELMSQECRDEVVLIDSSCLLETLETYLRKHRFCTDCKNKVLRAYNILIGELDCSKEKGYCAALYEGLRCCPHERHIHVCCETDFIAHLLGRAEPEFAGGRRERHAKTIDIAQEEVLTCLGIHLYERLHRIWQKLRAEEQTWQMLFYLGVDALRKSFEMTVEKVQGISRLEQLCEEFSEEERVRELKQEKKRQKRKNRRKNKCVCDIPTPLQTADEKEVSQEKETDFIENSCKACGSTEDGNSCVEVIVTNENTSCTCPSSSNLLGSPKIKKGLSPHCNGSDCGYSSSMEGSETGSREGSDVACTEGICNHDEHGDDSCVHHCEDKEDDGDSCVECWANSEENTTKGKNKKKKKKSKMLKCDEHIQKLGSCITDPGNRETSGNTVHTVFHRDKTKDAHPESCCSSEKGGQPLPWFEHRKNVPQFAEPTETSFGPDSGKGAKSLVELLDESECTSDEEIFISQDEIQSFMANNQSFYSNREQYRQHLKEKFNKYCRLNDHKRPICSGWLTTAGAN, from the exons ATGGTGATGGAATTTCCTGACAATGTGTTGAATCTCGATGGGCATCAAAATAATGGCGCACAACTAAAGCAGTTCATTCAg cGACATAGTATGCTTAAGCAGCAAGATCTGAGTATTGCCATGGTGGTGACATCACGTGAAGTCCTGAGCGCACTGTCTCAGCTCGTACCGTGTGTTGGATGTCGTCGCAGTGTGGAGCGCCTCTTCTCCCAACTTGTAGAGTCTGGAAACCCTGCCCTTGAACCCCTGACAGTTGGGCCGAAGGGAGTCCTATCTGTAACTCGAAGCTGCATGACTGATGCAAAGAAgctttatacattattttatgtacatgG gtcCAAACTAAATGACATGATAGATGCTattccaaaaagtaaaaagaacaagagaTGTCAGTTGCACTCCTTAGATACGCATAAACCAAAACCTTTGGG AGGTTGTTGGATGGACGTGTGGGAACTAATGTCCCAAGAATGCAGGGATGAAGTAGTTTTAATTGATTCTAGTTGTCTTTTAGAAACACTAGAAACCTATCTGCGAAAACACAG GTTTTGCACTGATTGCAAAAATAAAGTCCTCCGAGCATACAATATCCTTATTGGTGAACTTGATTGCAGCAAAGAGAAGGGATACTGTGCTGCACTTTATGAAGGCTTGCGGTGCTGTCCACATGAACGACACATACACGTTTGCTGTGAAACAGACTTCATTGCGCATCTGTTGGGTCGTGCTGAGCCAGAGTTCGCAGGAGG gCGAAGAGAAAGGCATGCTAAGACAATAGATATAGCTCAAGAAGAAGTTCTGACCTGCCTGGGAATCCATCTTTATGAGAGACTGCATCGAATCTGGCAGAAGCTACGAGCAGAAGAGCAGACGTGGCAGATGCTTTTCTATCTTGGTGTTGACGCTTTACGCAAGAGTTTTGAG ATGACTGTGGAAAAAGTGCAAGGTATTAGCCGATTGGAACAACTTTGTGAAGAATTTTCAGAGGAGGAACGAGTAAGAGAACTCAAGCAAGAAAAGAAACGCCAAAAACGGAAGAACAGacgaaaaaataaatgtgtatgtgatATTCCTACTCCCTTACAGACAGCAGATGAAAAGGAAGTAAGCCAAGAGAAG GAAACAGACTTCATAGAAAACAGCTGCAAAGCCTGTGGCAGCACTGAAGATGGTAATAGTTGTGTAGAAGTAATTGTTaccaatgaaaatacatcctgtACCTGTCCTAGCAGCAGCAATCTTTTGGGGTCCCCTAAAATAAAGAAAG GCTTATCTCCACACTGTAATGGTAGTGACTGTGGATATTCATCTAGCATGGAAGGGAGTGAAACAGGTTCTCGAGAAGGTTCAGATGTTGCCTGCACTGAAGGCATTTGTAATCATGACGAACATG GTGATGACTCCTGTGTTCATCACTGTGAAGACAAAGAGGATGATGGTGATAGTTGTGTTGAATGTTGGGCAAATTCCGAAGAGAACaccaccaaaggaaaaaataaaaagaagaaaaagaaaagcaagatgtTGAAATGTGATGAACAC ATCCAAAAGCTTGGAAGCTGTATTACAGATCCAGGTAATCGAGAGACCTCAGGAAATACCGTGCACACAGTGTTTCACCGCGACAAGACCAAAGATGCACATCCCGAAAGCTGCTGCAGCTCTGAGAAGGGTGGGCAGCCACTGCCTTGGTTTGAGCATAGgaaaaatgtaccacagtttgcaGAACCTACAGAAACATCATTTGGTCCTGATTCTGGAAAAGGTGCCAAGAGCTTAGTTGAACTCCTT GATGAGTCTGAATGTACTTCAGATGAGGAAATCTTTATCTCACAAGATGAAATACAGTCATTTATGGCTAATAACCAGTCTTTCTACAGCAATAGAGAACAATACCGACAGCATCTGAAggagaaatttaataaatactgcCGCTTAAATGATCACAAGAGGCCCATTTGTAGTGGTTGGTTGACAACGGCTGgagcaaattaa
- the GGNBP2 gene encoding gametogenetin-binding protein 2 isoform X3: protein MARLVAVCRDGEEEFPFERRQIPLYIDDTLTMVMEFPDNVLNLDGHQNNGAQLKQFIQRHSMLKQQDLSIAMVVTSREVLSALSQLVPCVGCRRSVERLFSQLVESGNPALEPLTVGPKGVLSVTRSCMTDAKKLYTLFYVHGSKLNDMIDAIPKSKKNKRCQLHSLDTHKPKPLGGCWMDVWELMSQECRDEVVLIDSSCLLETLETYLRKHRFCTDCKNKVLRAYNILIGELDCSKEKGYCAALYEGLRCCPHERHIHVCCETDFIAHLLGRAEPEFAGGYERRERHAKTIDIAQEEVLTCLGIHLYERLHRIWQKLRAEEQTWQMLFYLGVDALRKSFEMTVEKVQGISRLEQLCEEFSEEERVRELKQEKKRQKRKNRRKNKCVCDIPTPLQTADEKEVSQEKETDFIENSCKACGSTEDGNSCVEVIVTNENTSCTCPSSSNLLGSPKIKKGLSPHCNGSDCGYSSSMEGSETGSREGSDVACTEGICNHDEHGDDSCVHHCEDKEDDGDSCVECWANSEENTTKGKNKKKKKKSKMLKCDEHIQKLGSCITDPGNRETSGNTVHTVFHRDKTKDAHPESCCSSEKGGQPLPWFEHRKNVPQFAEPTETSFGPDSGKGAKSLVELLDESECTSDEEIFISQDEIQSFMANNQSFYSNREQYRQHLKEKFNKYCRLNDHKRPICSGWLTTAGAN, encoded by the exons ATGGTGATGGAATTTCCTGACAATGTGTTGAATCTCGATGGGCATCAAAATAATGGCGCACAACTAAAGCAGTTCATTCAg cGACATAGTATGCTTAAGCAGCAAGATCTGAGTATTGCCATGGTGGTGACATCACGTGAAGTCCTGAGCGCACTGTCTCAGCTCGTACCGTGTGTTGGATGTCGTCGCAGTGTGGAGCGCCTCTTCTCCCAACTTGTAGAGTCTGGAAACCCTGCCCTTGAACCCCTGACAGTTGGGCCGAAGGGAGTCCTATCTGTAACTCGAAGCTGCATGACTGATGCAAAGAAgctttatacattattttatgtacatgG gtcCAAACTAAATGACATGATAGATGCTattccaaaaagtaaaaagaacaagagaTGTCAGTTGCACTCCTTAGATACGCATAAACCAAAACCTTTGGG AGGTTGTTGGATGGACGTGTGGGAACTAATGTCCCAAGAATGCAGGGATGAAGTAGTTTTAATTGATTCTAGTTGTCTTTTAGAAACACTAGAAACCTATCTGCGAAAACACAG GTTTTGCACTGATTGCAAAAATAAAGTCCTCCGAGCATACAATATCCTTATTGGTGAACTTGATTGCAGCAAAGAGAAGGGATACTGTGCTGCACTTTATGAAGGCTTGCGGTGCTGTCCACATGAACGACACATACACGTTTGCTGTGAAACAGACTTCATTGCGCATCTGTTGGGTCGTGCTGAGCCAGAGTTCGCAGGAGGGTATGA gCGAAGAGAAAGGCATGCTAAGACAATAGATATAGCTCAAGAAGAAGTTCTGACCTGCCTGGGAATCCATCTTTATGAGAGACTGCATCGAATCTGGCAGAAGCTACGAGCAGAAGAGCAGACGTGGCAGATGCTTTTCTATCTTGGTGTTGACGCTTTACGCAAGAGTTTTGAG ATGACTGTGGAAAAAGTGCAAGGTATTAGCCGATTGGAACAACTTTGTGAAGAATTTTCAGAGGAGGAACGAGTAAGAGAACTCAAGCAAGAAAAGAAACGCCAAAAACGGAAGAACAGacgaaaaaataaatgtgtatgtgatATTCCTACTCCCTTACAGACAGCAGATGAAAAGGAAGTAAGCCAAGAGAAG GAAACAGACTTCATAGAAAACAGCTGCAAAGCCTGTGGCAGCACTGAAGATGGTAATAGTTGTGTAGAAGTAATTGTTaccaatgaaaatacatcctgtACCTGTCCTAGCAGCAGCAATCTTTTGGGGTCCCCTAAAATAAAGAAAG GCTTATCTCCACACTGTAATGGTAGTGACTGTGGATATTCATCTAGCATGGAAGGGAGTGAAACAGGTTCTCGAGAAGGTTCAGATGTTGCCTGCACTGAAGGCATTTGTAATCATGACGAACATG GTGATGACTCCTGTGTTCATCACTGTGAAGACAAAGAGGATGATGGTGATAGTTGTGTTGAATGTTGGGCAAATTCCGAAGAGAACaccaccaaaggaaaaaataaaaagaagaaaaagaaaagcaagatgtTGAAATGTGATGAACAC ATCCAAAAGCTTGGAAGCTGTATTACAGATCCAGGTAATCGAGAGACCTCAGGAAATACCGTGCACACAGTGTTTCACCGCGACAAGACCAAAGATGCACATCCCGAAAGCTGCTGCAGCTCTGAGAAGGGTGGGCAGCCACTGCCTTGGTTTGAGCATAGgaaaaatgtaccacagtttgcaGAACCTACAGAAACATCATTTGGTCCTGATTCTGGAAAAGGTGCCAAGAGCTTAGTTGAACTCCTT GATGAGTCTGAATGTACTTCAGATGAGGAAATCTTTATCTCACAAGATGAAATACAGTCATTTATGGCTAATAACCAGTCTTTCTACAGCAATAGAGAACAATACCGACAGCATCTGAAggagaaatttaataaatactgcCGCTTAAATGATCACAAGAGGCCCATTTGTAGTGGTTGGTTGACAACGGCTGgagcaaattaa
- the DHRS11 gene encoding dehydrogenase/reductase SDR family member 11 isoform X1 produces the protein MARAGMERWRDRLALVTGASGGIGAAVVRALVQQGLKVVGCARTVGSIEELAAECKSAGYPGTLIPFRCDLSNEEDILSMFSAIRCQHSGVDICINNAGLARPDTLLSGSTSGWKDMFNMDPCWRHPIALPGLQVNVLALSICTREAYQSMKERKVDDGHIININSMSGHRVLPQSVVHFYSATKYAVTALTEGLRQELREAQTHIRATCISPGLVETQFAFKLHDKDPEKAAATYEHIKCLKPEDVAEAVIYVLSAPPHVQIGDIQMRPTEQVT, from the exons ATGGCCAGGGCTGGCATGGAGCGGTGGCGAGACCGGCTAGCACTGGTGACGGGAGCCTCGGGGGGCATCGGCGCCGCCGTGGTCCGAGCCCTGGTCCAGCAGGGACTGAAGGTGGTGGGTTGTGCCCGCACCGTGGGCAGCATAGAG GAGCTGGCTGCTGAATGTAAGAGTGCAGGCTACCCCGGGACTTTGATCCCCTTCAGATGTGACCTGTCAAATGAAGAGGACATCCTGTCCATGTTCTCGGCTATCCGCTGTCAGCACAGCGGTGTGGACATCTGCATCAATAACGCTGGCTTGGCCCGGCCTGACACCCTGCTCTCAGGCAGCACCAGCGGTTGGAAGGACATGTTCAAT ATGGACCCCTGCTGGAGACACCCCATTGCCCTCCCTGGCCTGCAGGTGAATGTGTTGGCGCTCAGCATCTGCACACGGGAAGCCTACCAGTCCATGAAGGAGCGGAAGGTGGACGACGGGCACATCATTAATATCAACAG CATGTCTGGCCACCGAGTGTTACCCCAGTCTGTGGTCCATTTCTATAGTGCTACCAAGTATGCCGTCACTGCACTGACAGAGGGACTGAGGCAAGAGCTTCGGGAGGCCCAGACCCACATCCGAGCCACG TGCATCTCTCCAGGACTGGTGGAGACACAATTCGCCTTCAAACTCCATGACAAGGACCCTGAGAAGGCAGCTGCCACCTATGAACACATAAAG TGTCTCAAACCCGAAGATGTGGCCGAGGCTGTCATCTATGTGCTCAGCGCACCCCCACATGTCCAG ATTGGAGACATCCAGATGAGGCCCACGGAGCAGGTGACCTAG